AGATGCCAAAAGGAGGAAACTGAATGATCTACATATGTTTGATCTCAAGTCCTTGACATGGCTTCCACTTTACTACACGTAATTGTGTTTATACTTTGTTATGAttgattttcgttttttgccaagttcaaaaactaaaatttcgAATTTCATGTGACTATCTGTTGATAAGGACTTgattaaaatgtctaattacttttaataagtAATGCTGTTATATCACTTATAGGGGAGCAGCACCTTGTCCAAGATTCAACCATGTGGCAGCTCTTTATGATGgcaaaattctatttatatttggaGGAACATCAAAATCCAGGACCTTGAATGACTTGTATTCACTTGACTTTGAAACAGTGAGCTCTCTCTATATTTAGTGAAACTTTTTATTCCTCAAGATGAAGATTAAAGGCTCATTCATTGTTTAATCAATGGAAATATACGTTCTTTCAGATGGCATGGTCAAGAATAAAAATACGTGGTTTCCATCCATCTCCAAGAGCTGGTTGCTGTGGTGTATTATGTGGCACTAAGTGGTATATTACAGGGGGTGGAAGCAAGAAAAAACGTATGCTTTCTAATGGAGGAAACATTTATTCATAATACCAGAGcatactatttatttatatcttttgaaCTTAACCTTGTACACTTCAgcatcaaaaaattaatttatgcatgAATTTTACTGATTTGGTTCTTGGTTACTGTGTTGCATTTGTTTTATTGCTATCATCTTCCTTACCAATCATCATTTCATCTGTTAATAATAAGAACACGAGAATTTGAGATTTGGTCTCTGCAAATATCTTCTTCTCatcctttttaaatttctaattttctttgCATATTTCAGGACACGGGGAGACTTTGGTATATGATGTTGTAAAAAGTGAATGGTCTGTGGCAATTGGGTCACCTCCATCTTCTATTACGACCAACAaggttagattttttttttaattttcctaccCGGTTTGCCTGTAATATTCTGCTGCTACCTCGTATGGTTATCTCACTGTGCATTTGACATTAATGCTTTTAATCATTTGCCGATTTTGATGAAATCTTTGGctataatttagttttgtattattttaattagattttttctTAACCTATAGGCTGTAAAGTCTATCAATTAGTTTACCATGTATCTTACATTTCCTGACTTAATTCTTCAATCTCCAgcagtagtttttttttttttgtatgcaTGACTTTATACAGTATTAAACAACCATGGTTTTTTATATCTGTTATGGTAGCAGGGTTTTAGCCTTGTACTCGTGCAACACAAGGATAAAGACTTCCTTGTTGCATTTGGGGGATCCAAAAAGGAGCCATCAAATCAGGTTTGACATAAATTCATGAAGTTGTTGTATGAGTTAATTCTTATGGTACCTTTAACCTTTTTCTTGATTGTATTAGGTGGAAGTGTTGATTAcagaaaaaaatgaatcaagAAAGCGACCAAGTTCGACCAAAGGTCAAAGATCTGAATTACTTGAAAAACATTCATCATCTGCTGGATTGGCTTCTCAACTTAAAaaggactcttccaaacatGTGATTGACTCTGTTGTGCGACAAAATCTTGCATCTGTAATTGAACACGGTTCTGAAAGGAAATCTCTGTCTGAAACCCTTCTTGAACAAGATTCCAATTCCCTCCCTACCAAGATCTCCCTTCGCAGGCAATTTGATCATCATGAAGAATACAATCCAGATGTCAGGATCGACAAACTTTCAGAAGATGAAAGTTCTTTCCCTCAGGTAAACACAAATTCCCATTATCCACCCTCTAAATATCTCTACATAGTTACAGACAATGTAATCAGCTTCTTTTCTGAACCTGTCTCCCTGCTTCATTGCTGGGTTAGACCATGTCACTATGACACTGTCCTAGTCATTGCCATTCATTCAGTTGCATTGCATGTGcggaaaattaattttttgttgaaaagCCAAGCTTCTTATGTTGTCATCTCTACTAGGGTTCACTTGATGCATCTCTCACTCCTTTCCAATCATCACATATATGTGTATTATTTTCAGTAGTCCATAAGGTCAGAACTATTTATTCTGATTTTAGGAATGTGGCTGTATTAAATATCAGTAGCAATCATTTCAATCCCCATGCCAAGACTATGATAATATAATGAAACCTAATACTGTAATTTACTATGCACTTCAGGCTGCGGATCATAGAACAAGTCAAAATGACCCTGGTAATCAAATGAGATCAAGTGGCACCAAGACCAAAATGGAGGAACAGGTCTCAGTATCTGGAAATTCAAATCAACAAAACCTCGCTTTTGGAAACCTTTTGCTAGAAAGTGATGATGTGTCATTCCCAGAAAATGGTAAATCAGGATCAGTGTCTGCTGCTTCAAGCATCCATCATTATTATGAAACTAAAGTGGGTTCCCTAG
Above is a genomic segment from Vigna radiata var. radiata cultivar VC1973A chromosome 10, Vradiata_ver6, whole genome shotgun sequence containing:
- the LOC106774456 gene encoding acyl-CoA-binding domain-containing protein 4 isoform X2; this translates as MFGFSRRHMKLGRLKVQLSDTPQGTRSPIRHHQKRNGDGVARTSGHSEEIDSQFLSATAEMHTSSTSGSLESWMVLSIAGEKPTPRSYHAAAVVQNKMVVVGGESGSGLLDDVQVLNFDRFLWTTASSKLYLSPSSLPLKIPACKGHCLVSWGKKALLIGGKTDPASDKISVWVFDTETECWSLMEAKGDIPVARSGHTVVLANSVLILFGGEDAKRRKLNDLHMFDLKSLTWLPLYYTGAAPCPRFNHVAALYDGKILFIFGGTSKSRTLNDLYSLDFETMAWSRIKIRGFHPSPRAGCCGVLCGTKWYITGGGSKKKRHGETLVYDVVKSEWSVAIGSPPSSITTNKGFSLVLVQHKDKDFLVAFGGSKKEPSNQVEVLITEKNESRKRPSSTKGQRSELLEKHSSSAGLASQLKKDSSKHVIDSVVRQNLASVIEHGSERKSLSETLLEQDSNSLPTKISLRRQFDHHEEYNPDVRIDKLSEDESSFPQAADHRTSQNDPGNQMRSSGTKTKMEEQVSVSGNSNQQNLAFGNLLLESDDVSFPENGKSGSVSAASSIHHYYETKVGSLVRKFGILEGQLSAALGSREAAEKSLASAFKSRQEMEKKLSDTLKDMELLREKLVSAELSQEEANNLSNLVHADNVRLEHDVAFLKAVLDDTQKELHSTRGVLAAERARAFQLQVEVFHLKQRLQSIENRAPTPRKPFHV
- the LOC106774456 gene encoding acyl-CoA-binding domain-containing protein 4 isoform X1 encodes the protein MFGFSRRHMKLGSRLKVQLSDTPQGTRSPIRHHQKRNGDGVARTSGHSEEIDSQFLSATAEMHTSSTSGSLESWMVLSIAGEKPTPRSYHAAAVVQNKMVVVGGESGSGLLDDVQVLNFDRFLWTTASSKLYLSPSSLPLKIPACKGHCLVSWGKKALLIGGKTDPASDKISVWVFDTETECWSLMEAKGDIPVARSGHTVVLANSVLILFGGEDAKRRKLNDLHMFDLKSLTWLPLYYTGAAPCPRFNHVAALYDGKILFIFGGTSKSRTLNDLYSLDFETMAWSRIKIRGFHPSPRAGCCGVLCGTKWYITGGGSKKKRHGETLVYDVVKSEWSVAIGSPPSSITTNKGFSLVLVQHKDKDFLVAFGGSKKEPSNQVEVLITEKNESRKRPSSTKGQRSELLEKHSSSAGLASQLKKDSSKHVIDSVVRQNLASVIEHGSERKSLSETLLEQDSNSLPTKISLRRQFDHHEEYNPDVRIDKLSEDESSFPQAADHRTSQNDPGNQMRSSGTKTKMEEQVSVSGNSNQQNLAFGNLLLESDDVSFPENGKSGSVSAASSIHHYYETKVGSLVRKFGILEGQLSAALGSREAAEKSLASAFKSRQEMEKKLSDTLKDMELLREKLVSAELSQEEANNLSNLVHADNVRLEHDVAFLKAVLDDTQKELHSTRGVLAAERARAFQLQVEVFHLKQRLQSIENRAPTPRKPFHV